Genomic DNA from Cydia amplana chromosome 9, ilCydAmpl1.1, whole genome shotgun sequence:
TGTACTAAGATGGTGTTTCTTACGGTAGTGACATTGGCAGTCGTTGTAAGTGTACTGTACTATTACTTCACAAGAACGTTTTCTTATTGGAAGGATCGAAATGTTACTGCACCGAAACCTGTACCGTTTTTTGGAAACATGTATAAATCCGCTTTGCGCTACGATACAATCGGTGgagtttttaaaaacatataCGAAAGTTTCCCAAGAGAGAAAGTGGTGGGAATATTCAGGATGACAACTCCATCGCTCATGGTACGAGACCTCGACATTTTGAAGCATATTTTGGTAAAAGATTTCGACAATTTTGCGGATCGAGGCTTGGAGTTCAGCAAAAAGGGGCTGGGACAAAACCTGTTTCACTCCGACGGGGAGACATGGCGAGGACTTAGAAGTCGATTTTCACCCATATTTACAAATTCAAAGATGAAGAATATGATGTATTTGCTCAACGATCGAGCTGATAAGTTCATTGATTACGTAAGTGAGATTATAGCGACGACACCCGAGCATGATATCCATGGATTGGTGCAAAAGTACACAATGTCAACAATAACTGGATGTGCCTTCGGTCTGGATATAGACACCTTTCGTGGAGATATTCTAACTTTAAAAAGAGTAGATAAGGACATATTTTCCCCTAATTTTGCTAATGAGTTTGACATGTTGTTCCCTGGTGCCCTTAAAAAGTTAAATATGTCCCTATTCCCGGGGTACATAACGAACTTTTTTAAAGATCTTGTCGAAACTGTAACTACTCAAAGAAACGGAAAGCCGTCAAATAGAAAAGACTTTATGGATTTGATATTAGAAATAAAGAATCAAAAACAGGTTGAAGTAGCCAAAAAGCACGGTGATGAAGAAGCGATTACGATTGATATAACTAATAGTGTAATAGAAGCACAAGCCTTTGTATTTTACGCTGCCGGTTATGAGACCTCAGCTTCGACCATGGGTTTCATGTTGTACCAACTAGCATTAGACACTAAAATACAGGACAGATTAAGAAATGAGATAGATGAATACCTTGAGAGACATGGTGACAGAATAGAACTGGAGACTTTGAATGAGTTACAATATTTAGATCAAGTTTTTAGTGAAACTCTTAGGATGTACCCGATAGTGGATACTTTACAACGGAAGGCTGAAAACGATTACAAATTACCAGGAACTGATGTTACAATAGCTAAAGATCAAATTGTGTTCGCATCTGTTTCGGGTATTCACCACGATAAGAAGTACTACTCAGAACCAGAGAAGTTTGATCCCGATAGATTTTCTCCAGAAAGCGTGGCTGCCAGGCATTCCTTTGCGTATTTGCCCTTTGGCCTTGGACCGCGACATTGCATTGGTAAGTAGATAAACAAACTTATTATGTAACTTAAACAAACACggataaaatacttatttttaaaacaattcgagctcccgatattactattactaagactccgccgtccgtctgtccggctgtctgtccgtctgtccgtctgtctgtcaccaggctgtaactcaggaaccgtgatagacagttgaaattttcgaagatgatgtatttctgttgccgctataacaacaaatactaaaaacaaaataaaataaatatttaagtggggctccaatACAACAATTTTGCGAAATggcacggaacccttcgtgcgcgagtccgatttgcactttttgtgttcctcaagtatgagtataacctatctatggttatataattatCATTGACCATTTCTCCCTATTTCAGGAATGCGCTTCGCTCGCGTGCAGTCCTGGGTGTGTATAATCCGATTGCTCTCAAAGTTCCGATTGGAAGCCGGCAAGAACACCGTTCGCTCCTTTTCCAACAACCCATATCGAGTCGTGATCGCTCCTAACAAGACCCTCTACGTGAATGTTTACCCGCGATAGGAACTGTATAAAtgaattgtaaaaattaaaatgtaagatttttttttaatctgtttattttcaatcaacAGGTTAGTTGTACAATCTCAGCtacaatctctatatttggaaattatttaaactaagcttagccttaattatatgtaaacttatattgttttgtaaataagttagttcttagtttaatttatttttgttagttttatgttataaatgttataatattttaaatagatacaaaaaaatatataatatattctgTAGGTTCCTGttacattgtttattttattgactTTCCTGTTTGTTATTTTTGCCGTTTTCAAAAAGATACTAATAACCAAGTGTAACTAATCAGGCAAAATTTCTAAGAAGAAACAATTTAA
This window encodes:
- the LOC134651247 gene encoding cytochrome P450 6B2-like, whose translation is MVFLTVVTLAVVVSVLYYYFTRTFSYWKDRNVTAPKPVPFFGNMYKSALRYDTIGGVFKNIYESFPREKVVGIFRMTTPSLMVRDLDILKHILVKDFDNFADRGLEFSKKGLGQNLFHSDGETWRGLRSRFSPIFTNSKMKNMMYLLNDRADKFIDYVSEIIATTPEHDIHGLVQKYTMSTITGCAFGLDIDTFRGDILTLKRVDKDIFSPNFANEFDMLFPGALKKLNMSLFPGYITNFFKDLVETVTTQRNGKPSNRKDFMDLILEIKNQKQVEVAKKHGDEEAITIDITNSVIEAQAFVFYAAGYETSASTMGFMLYQLALDTKIQDRLRNEIDEYLERHGDRIELETLNELQYLDQVFSETLRMYPIVDTLQRKAENDYKLPGTDVTIAKDQIVFASVSGIHHDKKYYSEPEKFDPDRFSPESVAARHSFAYLPFGLGPRHCIGMRFARVQSWVCIIRLLSKFRLEAGKNTVRSFSNNPYRVVIAPNKTLYVNVYPR